The Manihot esculenta cultivar AM560-2 chromosome 11, M.esculenta_v8, whole genome shotgun sequence genome includes a region encoding these proteins:
- the LOC110626212 gene encoding uncharacterized protein LOC110626212, translating to MGSTCRTRMGLPLIFLVIIISSNFIAAQITVQTNSSEPGTNLVETNNSSQSDDTVRVDPLDSFKKYRGGYDITNKHYWSSTAFTGVSGYAIGVLWLLAGMIYGSILLANTYCCKPRKKETNKKNLPCHKQCYFWPILLAIVFTVLAITASGLVLGGNERFRSRAKTVVDIIIDTADGASVTIYNTTGAMKQIVDNLAESNVSANQASGFLTSTSEMLDDQAADIEREARKHRRMIEKGLKIVYIITTVIMSLNLAAVIALSVCGTLRLRRALNLLIVLCWILTALCWLFFGLYFFLSKFSGDTCTALENFQEDPYNNSLSSILPCDEMLKAKPILTDVSAGIYNIVNQVNENISVVQVCNPFSGPPEYQYQANNCPENTIRIGDIPKILEPLTCSGTNNGTCSTGQFISVNDFRTLEDYTSSIQNLLNAYPGMESLVECQSVSAAFSEILTNHCKPLKKYVKMVWGSMLFLSLSMVFLVLIWTVQAHHEQEHHSADGSVKPHSAAENEVESGKRKVEA from the exons ATGGGTTCCACTTGTAGAACACGAATGGGTCTGCCTCTAATTTTCTTGGTCATCATTATAAGTTCAAACTTCATAGCAGCACAAATAACAGTTCAAACCAATAGTTCTGAGCCAG GTACTAATTTGGTTGAAACAAACAATTCCTCACAGTCAGATGACACAGTGAGAGTGGATCCTCTGGATAGTTTCAAGAAATACAGGGGAGGATATGATATCACAAACAAGCACTATTGGAGT TCAACTGCATTTACAGGAGTTTCTGGTTATGCCATTGGAGTGCTGTGGCTTCTAGCTGGAATGATATATGGAAGCATTCTTCTAGCAAATACATACTGTTGTAAaccaagaaagaaagaaaccaACAAGAAAAACTTGCCTTGCCATAAACAATGTTACTTCTGGCCAATTCTCCTGGCAATTGTATTCACTGTCTTGGCAAT AACTGCATCTGGGTTAGTCCTTGGAGGGAATGAAAGATTTCGTTCGCGAGCGAAAACTGTAGTAGACATCATCATTGACACAGCAGATGGAGCTTCAGTAACAATATATAACACAACAGGAGCAATGAAACAAATAGTAGATAATTTAGCAGAATCTAATGTAAGTGCAAATCAGGCTTCTGGTTTTCTTACATCCACATCAGAGATGCTTGATGATCAAGCTGCTGATATTGAAAGGGAAGCTAGGAAACATAGGCGTATGATCGAGAAAGGCCTCAAGATAGT GTATATAATAACAACAGTCATTATGTCCTTGAACTTGGCTGCTGTGATAGCTCTTTCAG TTTGTGGAACCCTGCGCCTACGACGAGCTCTTAACCT ACTTATTGTACTATGTTGGATTCTGACAGCTCTATGCTGGTTGTTCTTTGGGTTGTATTTCTTCTTATCAAA GTTCTCAGGAGATACCTGCACAGCTCTTGAAAACTTCCAGGAAGATCCCTACAACAACAGCTTGAGTTCGATCCTTCCTTGCGATGAAATGCTCAAAGCAAAGCCTATATTGACTGATGTCAGTGCAGGGATCTACAACATTGTTAATCAG GTGAATGAAAATATATCAGTAGTACAAGTATGCAATCCTTTCTCAGGACCACCCGAGTATCAATACCAGGCAAACAATTGCCCTGAGAATACAATTCGAATCGGAGACATCCCAAAG ATCCTGGAGCCACTAACTTGTTCAGGCACCAACAATGGAACGTGCAGTACTGGACAGTTCATATCAGTGAATGACTTCAGAACATTGGAAGATTACACAAGCTCAATCCAGAACCTGTTAAATGCATATCCAGGCATGGAAAGCCTGGTAGAATGCCAATCTGTTAGTGCTGCATTTTCCGAAATCCTGACAAATCACTGCAAGCCATTGAAGAAATATGTTAAAATGGTATGGGGATCAATGCTGTTTCTGTCATTGAGCATGGTGTTTCTGGTTCTGATATGGACAGTTCAAGCTCATCATGAACAAGAACATCATTCTGCAGATGGTTCTGTGAAACCACATTCTGCTGCAGAGAATGAAGTGGAGTCTGGAAAAAGAAAAGTAGAAGCATAG